DNA from Candidatus Methylomirabilota bacterium:
GAAGATGTAGGTCAGGTTCGCGACCTTCGTGAAGAACAGCGTCAGGCTGAACGTGTAGCCGAGGACGAGCAGGAACACCCCGCCGATCGCGTACGCGATCGGCGACGTGAACGTGGCGTGGAGCTCCTTCCGGAAGAGGACGCCGAGTGCCCTCATGTGAGCGAGAGGAAGAGCGCCTCGAGGTCGGGCGTCTCGGCGACGGCCCGCACGGCGAGCAGCTCCCCGCGCAGCAGGATCGCCACGCGGTGCGCGACCTTCTCGATCTCGCCGAGGATATGCGAGCTGATAAGCACCGTGCGCTCCCCGGCCAGGGCCTGGATGAGCTTCCGCGTCTCGATGATCTGGCGCGGATCGAGCCCGTTGGTCGGCTCGTCGAGGATCACCACGTCGGGCTCGTGCACGAGCGCCTGCGCGAGCGCGACCCGCTGGCGGTAGCCGCGCGAGAGCGTCCGGATCGGCGCCGCCATGACCTCGGCGAGGCTCAGGCGCTCGGCCACCCGGGCGATCGCGCCCGGCTCGGCGCCGCGCGGCATGCCGCGCAGCCGGGCCATGAAGGCGAGGAACTCGCCCACCCGCATGTGCGAGTAGAGCGGCACGGACTCGGGAACGTAGCCGATGCGGCGCCGCGCCGCCAGCGCGTCACGGACGGTGTCGTGGCCGGCGACGGTCAGCCGGCCGGCCGAGGGCGAGAGATAGCCGGTGAGCATCCGCAGCAGGGTCGTCTTGCCCGACCCGTTCGGACCGAGCAGGCCGAGGACCTCCCCGGACCGGACCTCGAGGCTGACGCCGCGGACGGCGGCGACGCGCCCATAGAGCTTCGTGACGTTGTCGACGACGATGACGGGCGGAGAGGCGCTCATAAAACGATCAGCCCGGGACGGTGCGTCGTCCCGGGCTGTCCTGAGACGGGCCGAACAGCGGGAACCGCCGACCGCTATTCGTAGTAGTCCGGCGCCTGCTTGGTCGCCTTGAACACCTCGGGGTCGTGACCGTAGAAGATGCTCGCGTTCTCGGCGTCGCGGACGTGGCGGATCTTCGCGTAGCCCTCGTACATCAGCGTGG
Protein-coding regions in this window:
- a CDS encoding ABC transporter ATP-binding protein, yielding MSASPPVIVVDNVTKLYGRVAAVRGVSLEVRSGEVLGLLGPNGSGKTTLLRMLTGYLSPSAGRLTVAGHDTVRDALAARRRIGYVPESVPLYSHMRVGEFLAFMARLRGMPRGAEPGAIARVAERLSLAEVMAAPIRTLSRGYRQRVALAQALVHEPDVVILDEPTNGLDPRQIIETRKLIQALAGERTVLISSHILGEIEKVAHRVAILLRGELLAVRAVAETPDLEALFLSLT